The following proteins come from a genomic window of Synechococcus sp. BIOS-E4-1:
- the kdsA gene encoding 3-deoxy-8-phosphooctulonate synthase — translation MAARKVTLGSISFANNAPFVLIGGVNVLESKAFALEVSGVYKEICQKLNIPLVFKASYDKANRSSIHSYRGPGLSEGLEILRAVKDTHSIPVISDVHSPEQAAPAAAVCDIIQLPAFLARQTDLVEAMARTGSVINIKKPQFLSPSQMANLVEKFKECGNDQLLICERGSNFGYDNLVVDMLGFGVMRQCCDELPLIFDVTHALQCRDPGGAASGGRRSQIVDLARAGMAVGLAGLFVEAHPDPEQARCDGPSALPLDRLEPFLIQVKAIDDLVKAMPTLSIE, via the coding sequence CTTCGCCAACAACGCTCCGTTTGTCCTGATCGGTGGCGTCAATGTGCTGGAGTCAAAGGCATTCGCATTGGAGGTCTCCGGGGTCTACAAGGAGATCTGCCAGAAGCTCAACATCCCGTTGGTCTTCAAAGCCTCGTACGACAAAGCGAACCGGTCGTCAATCCATTCCTATCGCGGCCCCGGCCTGAGTGAAGGTCTTGAGATCCTCAGAGCGGTCAAGGACACCCACTCAATCCCTGTCATCAGCGACGTTCACAGTCCTGAACAGGCAGCGCCCGCGGCCGCGGTCTGCGACATCATCCAACTACCGGCCTTTCTGGCCCGCCAGACCGATCTGGTGGAAGCGATGGCACGCACAGGATCGGTGATCAACATCAAAAAACCGCAATTCCTAAGCCCTTCCCAGATGGCCAATCTCGTGGAGAAGTTCAAGGAATGCGGCAACGATCAACTTCTGATCTGCGAACGGGGCAGCAACTTCGGTTACGACAACCTTGTGGTGGACATGCTGGGCTTTGGGGTGATGAGGCAGTGCTGTGATGAACTGCCTTTGATCTTCGATGTCACCCACGCCCTCCAGTGCCGTGATCCCGGTGGCGCGGCCTCAGGTGGGCGTCGCAGTCAGATTGTCGATCTCGCCAGAGCGGGGATGGCCGTGGGTCTGGCTGGACTGTTTGTGGAGGCCCACCCGGATCCAGAACAGGCGCGTTGCGACGGACCCAGCGCCTTGCCACTGGACCGACTGGAGCCGTTTTTAATCCAGGTGAAGGCGATCGACGACCTGGTGAAAGCCATGCCGACTCTCAGCATCGAATGA
- a CDS encoding sulfotransferase → MREAVLKRRLLLIRGLGHSGTTILDLALGAHPQLIGLGEAARILQSPGPGEENRGPSQLRGALRFERRCSCGAIAADCPVWGDLLEWLPANDRLPLTIKMQRLLEAVDNASGTTPTWVVDSFQDDFHLPFHHADDLEIRIIHLTRDLRSWVHSRSRDGRRRGHWWPGLKPLLRWCRINARYESWLLRCGKPVFRLGYEELALDPEATLRRLCCWLQIPFDARMLRPHRHSSSHQLAGNRVRFDAQRSGAIQYDGAWMKETSVLAQMALMLPWVSSLNRRLVYSCSEVDAVKSPR, encoded by the coding sequence ATGCGTGAAGCGGTTCTCAAGCGCAGACTGCTGCTGATCCGTGGCCTTGGTCACAGCGGTACCACGATTCTTGATTTGGCACTTGGGGCACATCCTCAACTGATCGGTCTTGGAGAGGCTGCTCGTATTCTTCAATCACCGGGGCCTGGGGAGGAGAACCGTGGTCCATCTCAGCTGCGAGGTGCGCTTCGTTTCGAACGTCGTTGCAGCTGTGGTGCAATCGCGGCCGACTGTCCTGTCTGGGGCGATCTTCTGGAGTGGTTGCCCGCTAATGATCGATTACCGCTGACGATCAAGATGCAGCGCTTGCTGGAGGCGGTGGACAATGCCTCCGGGACCACTCCCACTTGGGTTGTTGATTCCTTTCAGGATGATTTCCATCTGCCGTTTCATCATGCTGATGACCTCGAGATTCGCATCATTCATCTGACCCGTGATCTGCGTTCCTGGGTGCATTCCCGCTCCCGCGACGGCCGTCGACGAGGCCATTGGTGGCCTGGGCTGAAACCTCTCCTGCGCTGGTGCCGAATCAATGCCCGCTATGAGAGCTGGCTGCTGCGCTGCGGTAAGCCTGTCTTCCGGTTGGGTTACGAAGAACTGGCTCTTGATCCAGAGGCAACACTGCGGCGCCTCTGCTGTTGGCTCCAGATTCCCTTCGATGCACGCATGCTTCGCCCCCATCGTCACAGCAGCAGCCATCAGCTGGCAGGAAACCGCGTTCGGTTTGATGCCCAGCGAAGCGGCGCGATTCAGTACGACGGCGCCTGGATGAAGGAAACGTCAGTTCTCGCTCAGATGGCATTGATGCTGCCCTGGGTATCGTCACTGAATCGACGTCTTGTTTATTCCTGCTCGGAAGTGGATGCTGTCAAATCTCCGCGATAG